One genomic segment of Corynebacterium durum includes these proteins:
- the rpoB gene encoding DNA-directed RNA polymerase subunit beta, translating into MLEGRILAVSRQTKSMAEIPGAPERYSFAKITEPIEVPGLLDLQLESFAWLIGTPEWRARMQEKVSEGTRVTSGLEDILEELSPIQDYSGNMSLSLSEPRFEEVKYSIDECKEKDINYSAPLYVTAEFVNNDTGEIKSQTVFIGDFPMMTDKGTFIVNGTERVVVSQLVRSPGVYFDQTIDKSTERALHSVKVIPSRGAWLEFDVDKRDTVGVRIDRKRRQPVTVLLKALGWTHEQIVERFGFSEIMMTTLESDGVSNTDEALLEIYRKQRPGEQPTRDLAQSLLDSSFFRAKRYDLAKVGRYKVNRKLGLGGDHDGTMVLTEEDIATTLEYLVRLHAGETTMTSPTGAVIPVEVDDIDHFGNRRLRTVGELIQNQVRVGLSRMERVVRERMTTQDAESITPTSLINVRPVSAAIREFFGTSQLSQFMDQNNSLSGLTHKRRLSALGPGGLSRERAGIEVRDVHPSHYGRMCPIETPEGPNIGLIGSLSSYAQVNPFGFIETPYRKVVDGKLTDQIDYLTADEEDRHVVAQANTPFDKDGNITEERVVVRMKGGDIEVVNATDIDYMDISPRQMVSVATAMIPFLEHDDANRALMGANMQRQAVPLVRSEAPYVGTGMELRAAYDAGDLVISKKSGVVENLSADFITVMGDDGIRDTYILRKFQRTNQGTCYNQKPLVDIGDRVEAGQVIADGPGTDNGEMALGRNLLVAFMPWEGHNYEDAIILNQRLVEEDILTSIHIEEHEIDARDTKLGAEEITREIPNVSEDVLKDLDDRGIVRIGADVRDGDILVGKVTPKGETELTPEERLLRAIFGEKAREVRDTSMKVPHGETGKVIGVRRFSRDDDDDLAPGVNEMIRVYVAQKRKIQDGDKLAGRHGNKGVVGKILPQEDMPFLPDGTPVDIILNTHGVPRRMNIGQVLEVHLGWLAAAGWSIDTNNPDNKDLMEMLPEELYDVPAGSLTATPVFDGASNEELAGLLANSRPNRDGDILVDGNGKAQLIDGRSGEPFPYPVSVGYMYILKLHHLVDEKIHARSTGPYSMITQQPLGGKAQFGGQRFGEMEVWAMQAYGAAYTLQELLTIKSDDVVGRVKVYEAIVKGENIPDPGIPESFKVLLKELQSLCLNVEVLSADGTPMELGTSDDDEFDQAGASLGINLSRDERSDADSA; encoded by the coding sequence TCCCCGGTGCTCCGGAGCGATACTCTTTTGCGAAGATCACGGAACCCATTGAGGTTCCAGGTCTCCTCGACTTGCAGCTTGAGTCTTTTGCATGGCTCATTGGTACGCCTGAGTGGCGTGCCCGCATGCAAGAAAAGGTCTCCGAGGGTACCCGTGTAACAAGTGGTCTTGAGGACATTCTTGAAGAATTGTCCCCAATTCAGGACTACTCAGGAAACATGTCTCTATCTCTGTCGGAGCCCCGCTTCGAAGAGGTGAAGTACTCCATTGATGAGTGCAAAGAAAAAGACATTAACTACTCGGCTCCGCTGTATGTGACAGCGGAGTTCGTGAACAACGATACTGGTGAAATTAAATCGCAGACCGTATTCATCGGCGACTTCCCGATGATGACGGACAAGGGAACGTTCATTGTCAATGGCACGGAACGTGTTGTTGTCTCCCAGCTGGTTCGTTCCCCCGGTGTGTATTTTGATCAGACGATCGACAAGTCCACAGAGCGTGCCCTGCACTCGGTGAAGGTGATCCCTTCCCGCGGCGCATGGCTAGAGTTCGACGTGGATAAGCGCGACACCGTTGGTGTGCGCATTGACCGCAAGCGCCGTCAGCCCGTCACCGTCCTGCTGAAGGCCCTGGGTTGGACCCACGAGCAAATCGTGGAGCGTTTCGGCTTCTCCGAGATCATGATGACCACGCTGGAATCCGACGGTGTATCCAACACCGACGAAGCCTTGCTGGAAATTTACCGCAAGCAGCGCCCCGGCGAGCAGCCGACGCGCGACCTTGCACAGTCCCTGCTGGATAGCAGCTTCTTCCGGGCGAAGCGCTACGACCTTGCCAAGGTTGGCCGCTACAAGGTCAACCGCAAACTGGGTCTTGGCGGCGACCATGATGGCACCATGGTGCTGACCGAGGAAGATATTGCCACCACCCTGGAGTACCTGGTGCGCCTGCACGCAGGTGAAACCACCATGACCTCCCCAACCGGCGCGGTCATTCCGGTTGAGGTGGACGATATCGACCACTTTGGTAACCGTCGTCTCCGCACCGTGGGCGAGCTGATCCAGAACCAGGTCCGTGTGGGCCTTTCCCGCATGGAGCGTGTGGTGCGTGAGCGTATGACCACGCAGGATGCGGAGTCCATCACTCCCACCTCGCTGATTAACGTGCGCCCCGTGTCTGCGGCGATCCGCGAGTTTTTCGGTACCTCGCAGCTGTCGCAGTTCATGGACCAGAACAACTCCCTGTCTGGTCTGACCCACAAGCGCCGTTTGTCTGCTCTTGGCCCGGGTGGTCTGTCCCGTGAGCGTGCAGGCATTGAAGTTCGCGACGTGCACCCCTCGCACTACGGCCGCATGTGTCCGATTGAAACCCCTGAAGGCCCCAACATTGGTCTCATTGGTTCACTGTCCTCCTACGCGCAGGTCAACCCGTTCGGCTTCATTGAAACCCCCTACCGCAAGGTTGTGGACGGCAAGCTGACGGATCAGATTGACTACCTCACCGCAGACGAGGAAGACCGCCACGTGGTCGCCCAGGCGAACACGCCTTTTGACAAGGACGGCAACATCACCGAAGAGCGTGTTGTGGTCCGCATGAAAGGCGGGGACATTGAGGTGGTCAACGCCACCGACATCGACTACATGGATATTTCCCCACGTCAGATGGTGTCCGTGGCTACCGCCATGATTCCCTTCCTGGAGCACGACGACGCTAACCGTGCCCTCATGGGTGCGAACATGCAACGTCAAGCCGTGCCGCTGGTCCGCTCGGAAGCCCCCTACGTGGGTACCGGCATGGAGCTGCGCGCCGCCTACGACGCAGGCGACTTGGTTATTTCCAAGAAATCCGGCGTGGTGGAGAACCTCTCTGCGGACTTCATCACCGTGATGGGTGACGACGGCATCCGCGACACCTACATCCTGCGCAAATTCCAGCGCACCAACCAGGGTACGTGCTACAACCAGAAGCCACTGGTGGACATTGGCGACCGCGTTGAAGCTGGTCAGGTTATTGCCGACGGCCCCGGCACCGACAACGGTGAAATGGCACTCGGCCGTAACCTGCTGGTGGCGTTCATGCCATGGGAAGGCCACAACTACGAGGACGCGATCATTCTGAATCAGCGCCTTGTGGAGGAGGACATTCTCACCTCGATCCACATTGAGGAACACGAAATTGACGCCCGCGACACCAAGCTCGGTGCCGAGGAAATTACCCGTGAAATCCCCAACGTGTCCGAGGACGTGCTGAAAGACCTGGATGACCGCGGTATTGTCCGCATCGGTGCCGACGTCCGCGACGGCGACATCCTGGTGGGTAAGGTCACCCCGAAGGGTGAGACCGAGCTGACCCCGGAGGAGCGCCTGCTGCGCGCCATCTTCGGCGAGAAGGCCCGCGAGGTCCGCGACACCTCCATGAAGGTGCCGCACGGTGAAACAGGCAAGGTTATTGGCGTTCGTCGATTCTCCCGGGATGACGACGATGACCTGGCCCCCGGCGTCAACGAAATGATTCGCGTGTACGTCGCCCAGAAGCGCAAGATCCAGGACGGCGATAAGCTGGCCGGCCGCCACGGCAACAAGGGCGTTGTGGGCAAGATCCTGCCGCAGGAAGACATGCCGTTCCTGCCGGACGGCACCCCGGTGGACATTATTTTGAACACCCACGGTGTGCCGCGTCGTATGAACATCGGCCAGGTGCTGGAAGTCCACCTTGGCTGGCTCGCCGCCGCCGGGTGGAGTATCGATACCAACAACCCGGACAACAAGGATCTGATGGAGATGCTGCCGGAGGAACTCTACGACGTTCCCGCCGGTTCGCTTACCGCAACCCCTGTGTTCGACGGTGCCTCCAACGAGGAGCTCGCTGGACTGCTCGCCAACTCGCGCCCCAACCGCGACGGCGACATCCTGGTGGACGGAAACGGTAAGGCTCAGCTTATCGACGGCCGTTCCGGCGAACCGTTCCCGTACCCCGTTTCTGTGGGCTACATGTACATCCTGAAGTTGCACCACCTGGTGGACGAGAAGATTCACGCTCGTTCCACTGGTCCATACTCCATGATCACCCAGCAGCCGCTCGGCGGTAAGGCCCAGTTCGGTGGCCAGCGCTTTGGTGAAATGGAAGTGTGGGCAATGCAGGCGTACGGCGCTGCCTACACTCTGCAAGAATTGTTGACCATCAAGTCCGACGATGTGGTTGGTCGCGTCAAGGTCTACGAAGCAATCGTCAAGGGTGAAAATATCCCTGACCCGGGCATTCCCGAGTCATTCAAGGTGCTGTTGAAGGAACTCCAGTCCCTGTGCTTGAACGTTGAGGTTCTCTCAGCGGACGGTACCCCGATGGAGCTGGGCACCTCCGACGATGACGAGTTTGACCAGGCAGGCGCGTCGCTGGGCATCAACCTGTCCCGCGACGAGCGTTCCGACGCTGATAGCGCCTAA